The following are from one region of the Camelus dromedarius isolate mCamDro1 chromosome 16, mCamDro1.pat, whole genome shotgun sequence genome:
- the LOC105085107 gene encoding multidrug and toxin extrusion protein 2: protein MDSLPDTVPPDQGRLCPALRWLVPVGFGAEAWTLFVLSGPLFLFQMLNFMIYVVSSMFCGHLGKVELAAVTLSVAFVNVCGVSIGFGLSSACDTLMSQSFGSPNKKHVGVILQRGVLVLLLCCLPCWALFLNTQHILLLFRQDPAVSRLTQEYVQIYIPALPVNFLYGLLAKYLQNQGVVWPQVLSGIVGNCVNGLANYILVSVLGWGVRGSAYANTFSQFAQTAFLFLHIVLKKLHRETWAGWSSQCLQDWGPFFSLAVPSMLMTCIEWWAYEIGSFLMGLLSVLDLSAQAVIYEVATVTYMIPMGLGIAVCVRVGTALGAADTVQAKRSAVSGLLCVVGTTLLVGTLLSALRGQLGHIFTSDEDVVALVNKVLPLYVVFHLFEAVCCVYGGVLRGTGRQAFGAIVNAVMYYVIGLPLGIVLTFVAEMGITGLWLGMLASVLLAAAAFVTYAARMDWKQAAEEAQKHVGLPPPSAESTAPGPGPEKAVASSVASGSCLGVTLTTYSRPGCQLDLFRTPEAAQALAAPASRLPAKQLALRRGAALGAALATLIVGLLVRALTARP from the exons ATGGACAGTCTCCCAGACACGGTCCCCCCAGACCAAGGgcgcctctgccctgccctccgcTGGCTGGTCCCTGTGGGCTTCGGGGCTGAGGCGTGGACACTCTTTGTCCTTTCCGGACCCCTG TTCCTCTTCCAGATGCTGAACTTCATGATCTACGTCGTGAGCTCCATGTTCTGCGGGCACCTAGGCAAGGTGGAGCTGGCAGCGGTGACCCTCTCAGTGGCC TTTGTTAATGTCTGTGGAGTTTCCATCGGATTCGGCTTGTCCTCGGCCTGTGACACCTTGATGTCCCAG AGCTTCGGCAGCCCCAACAAGAAGCACGTGGGGGTCATCCTGCAGAGGGGCGTGCTGGTGCTgctgctctgctgcctcccctgcTGGGCGCTCTTCCTCAACACCCAGCACATCCTGCTGCTCTTCAGGCAGGACCCGGCCGTGTCCAG GCTGACCCAGGAGTACGTGCAGATTTACATCCCGGCGCTCCCG gTGAATTTTCTTTACGGCCTGCTGGCAAAATACTTGCAAAATCAG GGCGTCGTCTGGCCCCAGGTCCTCAGCGGCATCGTGGGCAACTGTGTTAATGGCCTGGCCAACTACATCCTGGTTTCTGTGCTGGGCTGGGGGGTCAG gggctCTGCTTACGCCAACACCTTCTCCCAGTTTGCCCAGAccgccttcctcttcctccacatcGTCCTGAAGAAGCTGCACCGGGAGACGTGGGCAG GCTGGTCCAGCCAGTGCCTGCAGGACTGGGGCCCTTTCTTCTCGCTGGCTGTGCCCAGCATGCTCATGACCTGCATCGAGTGGTGGGCCTACGAGATCGGCAGCTTCCTCATGG GCCTGCTCAGCGTGCTGGACCTCTCTGCCCAGGCTGTCATCTATGAAGTGGCCACTGTCACCTACATG ATTCCTATGGGCCTCGGCATCGCCGTCTGCGTCCGAGTGGGGACGGCCCTGGGAGCCGCAGATACGGTGCAAGCCAAGCGGTCAGCTGTCTCGGGCCTCCTCTGCGTAG TCGGCACCACACTGCTCGTGGGGACCCTGCTGAGCGCCCTGAGAGGGCAGCTGGGGCACATCTTCACCAGTGACGA AGACGTCGTCGCCCTGGTGAACAAGGTCTTGCCGCTCTACGTCGTCTTCCACCTGTTTGAGGCCGTCTGT TGTGTCTACGGCGGGGTCCTGCGGGGAACAGGCAGGCAGGCCTTCGGGGCCATCGTGAACGCTGTCATGTACTACGTTATCGGCCTCCCGCTGGGCATCGTGCTGACCTTCGTGGCCGAGATGGGAATCACCG GCCTCTGGCTGGGCATGCTGGCCTCTGTCCTCCTGGCCGCGGCTGCCTTCGTCACCTACGCCGCCCGGATGGACTGGAAGCAGGCTGCAGAGGAG GCTCAGAAGCACGTGGGGCTGCCCCCGCCTAGTGCCGAGAGCACGGCCCCTGGGCCTGGGCCCGAGAAAGCTGTCGCGTCTTCAG TGGCTTCGGGCAGCTGCCTGGGTGTGACCCTGACGACATACTCCAGGCCCGGGTGCCAGCTGGACCTCTTCAGGACTCCGGAAGCCGCCCAGGCCCTTGCAGCCCCTGCCAGCAGGCTGCCAGCCAAACAGCTGGCCCTGCGCCggggggctgctctgggggcagcGCTGGCCACACTGATTGTGGGGCTGCTCGTCAGGGCCCTGACCGCCAGGCCCTAG